The Apodemus sylvaticus chromosome 22, mApoSyl1.1, whole genome shotgun sequence genome includes a region encoding these proteins:
- the Bri3 gene encoding brain protein I3, translating into MDHKPLLQERPPAYNLEAGQGDYACGPHGYGAIPTAPPPPPYPYLVTGIPTSHPRVYNIQSRTVTRYPANSIVVVGGCPVCRVGVLEYCFTCLGIFLAIVLFPFGFLCCFALRKRRCPNCGAVFT; encoded by the exons ATGGACCACAAGCCCCTGTTGCAGGAGCGCCCGCCCGCCTACAACCTGGAGGCCGGCCAGGGCGACTACGCGTGCGGCCCGCACGGCTACGGGGCCATCCCCACCGCGCCCCCGCCGCCGCCCTACCCCTACCTCGTCACAG GGATCCCCACCAGCCACCCCCGGGTCTATAACATCCAAAGTCGAACGGTCACCCGGTATCCTGCCAACTCCATCGTCGTGGTCGGAGGCTGCCCCGTCTGCAG GGTTGGTGTCCTGGAATACTGCTTCACCTGCCTGGGCATCTTCTTGGCCATCGTCCTGTTTCCTTTTGGGTTCCTGTGCTGCTTCGCACTGAGGAAGCGAAGATGCCCCAACTGTGGAGCAGTCTTTACCTAA